The following proteins come from a genomic window of Salvia hispanica cultivar TCC Black 2014 chromosome 4, UniMelb_Shisp_WGS_1.0, whole genome shotgun sequence:
- the LOC125218561 gene encoding ubiquitin-conjugating enzyme E2 4-like translates to MSSPSKRREMDLMKLMMTDYKVDMINDGMQEFHVQFNGPKESPYQGGVWKVRVELPDAYPYKSPSIGFVNKIYHPNVDEMSGSVCLDVINQTWSPMFDLVNVFEVFLPQLLLYPNPSDPLNGEAAALMMRDRDVYNQRVKEYCEKYAKPTDAGVAPDEKSSDEELTEDEYASSDEEIAGKADP, encoded by the exons ATGTCTTCTCCAAGCAAACGCCGTGAAATGGATTTGATGAAGCT GATGATGACTGACTATAAGGTGGATATGATCAATGATGGCATGCAGGAGTTTCATGTGCAATTTAATGGACCCAAAgaaa GTCCTTATCAAGGAGGTGTTTGGAAGGTTAGGGTGGAACTGCCAGATGCTTATCCGTATAAATCTCCTTCCATTGGTTTTGTCAATAAGATTTACCATCCAAATGTTGATGAGAT GTCAGGTTCTGTGTGTTTAGACGTAATCAATCAGACGTGGAGTCCCATGTTTG ACTTGGTGAATGTGTTTGAAGTGTTTCTTCCACAACTTCTTTTATACCCGAATCCATCAGATCCTTTAAATGGAGAGGCAGCAGCTTTGATGATGCGTGACCGCGATGTATACAATCAGAGAGTCAAAG AGTACTGTGAAAAATATGCAAAGCCCACCGATGCAGGGGTCGCGCCTGATGAAAAATCCAGTGACGAGGAACTGACGGAAGATGAATATGCGTCCAGCGATGAGGAAATTGCTGGAAAAGCAGATCCTTGA